In a genomic window of Synechococcales cyanobacterium T60_A2020_003:
- a CDS encoding response regulator transcription factor, with the protein MKLLLVEDDERISLSLLEALTDQHYIVDVAVDGQEGWDFFEASSYSLIILDIMLPKVNGITLCQRIRRSGSSVPVLMLTAKDTSADKVMGLDVGADDYVVKPFDLKEFLARIRALLRRGADSLPPVLEWENLQLDPATCTVIYGGKPLNLTPKEYSLLELLLRNNGRVLNPNFILDQLWSFDDLPGKETVKVHIRGLRQKLKAAGASNDFIETVYGLGYRLNPSL; encoded by the coding sequence ATGAAACTCCTGTTAGTCGAAGATGATGAGCGAATCTCTCTGTCTTTGTTAGAAGCATTGACGGATCAACACTATATTGTGGATGTAGCTGTAGATGGACAGGAAGGTTGGGACTTCTTTGAAGCGAGTTCCTACAGCCTCATCATTCTCGATATTATGTTGCCTAAAGTAAACGGTATTACTCTATGCCAGCGCATCCGCCGTTCTGGAAGTTCTGTGCCTGTCTTGATGTTAACGGCAAAAGATACCAGTGCGGACAAAGTCATGGGGCTAGATGTGGGAGCCGATGACTACGTGGTTAAACCGTTTGATTTGAAAGAGTTTTTGGCTCGTATTCGCGCATTGTTGCGTCGTGGTGCGGATTCCTTGCCTCCTGTTCTAGAATGGGAAAACCTCCAGCTTGATCCGGCAACGTGCACGGTGATCTACGGTGGAAAACCTCTGAATTTGACCCCCAAGGAATACAGTCTTTTAGAATTGCTGCTACGGAATAACGGACGCGTGCTGAACCCAAATTTTATTTTGGATCAACTGTGGTCATTTGACGATCTACCGGGCAAAGAGACCGTTAAAGTCCATATTCGCGGACTGCGGCAAAAATTGAAAGCAGCGGGAGCCAGCAATGACTTTATTGAAACGGTTTATGGCCTGGGGTATCGACTCAATCCATCGCTTTAA